GCCGCAGGGTTTTTCGCACGGCTTCGTTGCGAGGCACGTGGGAGTAGCGGCGCCCTGTCGAATCCTGGTAGGCGACGGCGATCTGGAGGTCGCCCTTCCACTCTCCCGAATGCGTGAGGGCGTCGGCCTTGTTGATCATGAGGTCCTGAAATCCGCCGTACCTGAGCACGTCCCCCTTCTCGACGGCATCGAACCAGCCGACCATGCGCTGGCGGCCCGTGCTGGTGCCGAATTCGAGCTGCTTCAGTTTTGCCGTGAGCGGGTGGTTCTCCTCCATTTCGGTCAGGAAGGTGTGCGTTCCGACCTTGGTGTCATAGGCCTTGGCCACACCGAACGTGTGAATCGGCTGCACAGGGATGCCGGCGCTCTCGAAAAACTCGGGCGTGAACGTGTGCGACGCGGTCACGTTGGGAGAGTAGCCGTGGCGCTTGTCGAGCCAGTAGGACTGGCCGAATTCACCGATGATCGTGCGACCGGCGGCCGTTTCGCGCAGCATGAGCTCGCGAACCTCCCCGATGTTGGCCGCGAGCGCGGTGCCCGCCCGCCAGTAGACCTCGGTGAGCATGTCGAGGTTGAGGGAGAACGGTCCGTCCCCGCGGAAGCGGTTGAAGTCGAATTCCTCCTTTGAAAACACGCCGAGTTCGATGCCCTCCGCATTGGCGCGAAGTTCCGCCGTGGAAAGCTTCTCGAAGAATCCGGCGAAAGTCTCGGGCTTCACGCGGCAGACATGCTCAATCGTGCGCAGCGCCCGGTCGCAGCGCTGGGCGAGCTTTCGCGCAAAGTAGTTCCTGCCAGCGAGGAAGTCGGAGAAAGTGATCTGCCACTGGCCGACCTCATCCAGGTAGGCTGGCGTGATGCCGCGGCCCGTCGAGCCTCGCGGCGCCTCCGCGAGGACATTGATGCGATAGTCCTCCCAGGCGAGATCCAGCAGGCGATGGGAGAGGTCGGAGACAAGCGTGCGCTCGTCGATCAGCAAACGTGAGTAGACCGCGTAGCCCTTTTTCTCCAGCGGGCGCGCCTCCC
Above is a genomic segment from Opitutaceae bacterium containing:
- a CDS encoding adenylosuccinate synthetase; translated protein: MSLLPFTSQLIADAGISFGDEGKGRLIPEIAHELSTSPTPVSVVLKVNGGANSGHTAAGIKLNLLPSGVVEREIAHLAIGSGVVADPRKVHWEARPLEKKGYAVYSRLLIDERTLVSDLSHRLLDLAWEDYRINVLAEAPRGSTGRGITPAYLDEVGQWQITFSDFLAGRNYFARKLAQRCDRALRTIEHVCRVKPETFAGFFEKLSTAELRANAEGIELGVFSKEEFDFNRFRGDGPFSLNLDMLTEVYWRAGTALAANIGEVRELMLRETAAGRTIIGEFGQSYWLDKRHGYSPNVTASHTFTPEFFESAGIPVQPIHTFGVAKAYDTKVGTHTFLTEMEENHPLTAKLKQLEFGTSTGRQRMVGWFDAVEKGDVLRYGGFQDLMINKADALTHSGEWKGDLQIAVAYQDSTGRRYSHVPRNEAVRKTLRPVYTRHPGWHEDISRVRHFSDLPVNARRYVAAMVRAVVDVAHGGGPGSRPQHLPNLRYLGVGPDPSQIIKDVPPTSELIRL